The sequence GCGCGCCGAAGATATCCAGCTCGGCCTGCAGCCACAGCGGTTCCGAGTCGATCAACAAGCCGTCCATATCAAAAATTGCGGTTTCAATGCGTTGCGAATAAGCCATTAACGGTTAACTCCTGCCGGCGCGGGTGAATGTGCCGACACTCTATCATCGCCGGCGGCGAGACTAAAATCTTTGCCTGCGCGTTTGGCTTTTGCCAAAGCGAAGGATATTCCACACCTCGCGTAATTTTAACCACCAGCGTTGGTGTTGGCGCTCGGTGACCTGTTGCAACATGCGGGCATAGTCCAGCACCAGCCCCGGCGTCCAGGTCATGCTTTCGCCACGGCTGCGCAACACCGCCAGCATCCACAGATTGGGATCCAGCACCAATAACAGAAAACGGCGCCACAGATGTTTATCGCCCAGCACGCCCTCCAGCGCGCTGTCGAGCGCGCCGATGACCGTGGTGGAGCAGTTGCGCCGAGTCAGGTTGTAAGTCGCGTCCTGCCGATACCGCAGCCAGAATGCGCGCAGCGCCGCCGGGTTATAGCGATAGAACTGAATTTTCTTGTCCGGCGGGCACCAGGCGGCGATCTCGCCCGGCAGGTCGGGCAGGAAACGCCCGTCGACGTTGTTCTGTTCGCCGGCATGCAGCAACTGGCGGAAATCCTGAACGGAATGGCTGATGTCGTTGAGCGGGTAGTGACTGATATACACATCCGGCGCGAGCGCCAGGGCGGCATGACCGGTGGAGATATTGCCGCCGCCGTCGACCGCCGCGATGTATCGGTCGACAATGTAACGCCGGCGTGGATCTTTAGCCGCACCAATCGGTGTCCAGACATACACCGTGAGCGGCGTAGCCTCGTCCGCCGGGGGCGGTGGCTGCCGCGCGGGGTGCTGATTCAGAGAGAAGCTTGCCAGCCTCCGGGCGATACGCAATAAAGCCCAGCCGGAAAGCACCATCATCACGCCGAGGCAAAAGGGCACCGTCATCCGGTGCGGCGCCGGCCAGCCGACAAAAATCATCAACGAAAGCAGGATCTCGCCGCCGCCCGCCAGCGCCACGGCTTTCCATCGACTGTGTTGAATCACCGTGGAGGAGGCGATGCGCACGGCGCCGTCAAGCAGCAGCGCGCTGCCAAACACCACGGTGGCGACGATGTT comes from Serratia sarumanii and encodes:
- a CDS encoding HdeD family acid-resistance protein — translated: MIRLIILLLGAQALHGQRRLLVLFGWLWIAAGALVLFDILQDGRSVLALDALAVILALEGLVAISAALVIGSSASRPVLLKGLGFVFMAFLMLDVPADDNIVATVVFGSALLLDGAVRIASSTVIQHSRWKAVALAGGGEILLSLMIFVGWPAPHRMTVPFCLGVMMVLSGWALLRIARRLASFSLNQHPARQPPPPADEATPLTVYVWTPIGAAKDPRRRYIVDRYIAAVDGGGNISTGHAALALAPDVYISHYPLNDISHSVQDFRQLLHAGEQNNVDGRFLPDLPGEIAAWCPPDKKIQFYRYNPAALRAFWLRYRQDATYNLTRRNCSTTVIGALDSALEGVLGDKHLWRRFLLLVLDPNLWMLAVLRSRGESMTWTPGLVLDYARMLQQVTERQHQRWWLKLREVWNILRFGKSQTRRQRF